A region from the Zonotrichia leucophrys gambelii isolate GWCS_2022_RI chromosome 21, RI_Zleu_2.0, whole genome shotgun sequence genome encodes:
- the KCNAB2 gene encoding voltage-gated potassium channel subunit beta-2 isoform X2, protein MQVSFVCSEHSIKSRSAEDRLNRQNAGSPSLGTRGKFRAVAMVARSLGQLSVQNAPSSSDSSVKQPGMKYRNLGKSGLRVSCLGLGTWVTFGGQITDEMAEQLMTLAYDNGINLFDTAEVYAAGKAEVVLGNIIKKKGWRRSSLVITTKIFWGGKAETERGLSRKHIIEGLKASLERLQLEYVDVVFANRPDPNTPMEETVRAMTHVINQGMAMYWGTSRWSSMEIMEAYSVARQFNLIPPICEQAEYHMFQREKVEVQLPELFHKIGVGAMTWSPLACGIVSGKYDGGIPPYSRASLKGYQWLKDKILSEEGRRQQAKLKELQAIAERLGCTLPQLAIAWCLRNEGVSSVLLGASNADQLMENIGAIQVLPKLSSSIVHEIDSILGNKPYSKKDYRS, encoded by the exons ATGCAGGTCTCCTTTGTGTGCTCCGAGCACAGCATCAAGAGCCGGAGCGCCGAGGACCGGCTGAACCGACAGAATGCCGGCAGCCCCAGCCTCGGCACCCGCGGCAAGTTCCGCGCCGTGGCCATGGTGGCCCgcagcctggggcagctctcGGTGCAGAACGCGCCTTCCTCCAGCGACTCCAGCGTCAAGCAGCCGGGGATGAAATACCG GAACCTCGGGAAGTCTGGGCTGCGTGTGTCCTGCCTGGGTCTGG GAACATGGGTGACTTTCGGAGGGCAGATCACAGATGAG atggcagagcagctgatgACTTTAGCTTATGACAACGGCATTAATCTCTTCGACACGGCAGAAGTCTACGCTGCTGGCAA GGCTGAGGTGGTGCTGGGAAATATCATCAAGAAGAAAGGGTGGAG aCGGTCCAGCCTGGTCATCACCACCAAAATCTTCTGGGGAGGAAA GGCCGAGACAGAGAGGGGCCTGTCCCGAAAACACATCATAGAAG GTCTGAAGGCATCTCTGGAGCGGCTGCAGCTGGAGTACGTGGACGTGGTGTTTGCCAACCGGCCCGACCCCAACACGCCAATGGAAG AGACAGTGCGAGCCATGACCCATGTCATCAACCAGGGGATGGCCATGTACTGGGGGACCTCGCGCTGGAGCTCCATGGAGATCATG GAGGCGTACTCGGTGGCCCGGCAGTTCAACCTGATCCCGCCCATCTGCGAGCAAGCCGAGTACCACATGTTCCAGCGGGAAAAGGTGGAGGTGCAGCTGCCTGAGCTCTTCCACAAGATAG gtgttgGAGCCATGACCTGGTCCCCACTGGCCTGTGGCATCGTCTCGGGGAAGTATGATGGGGGCATCCCCCCCTACTCCCGTGCCTCACTGAAG GGATACCAGTGGCTGAAGGATAAGATCCTGAGTGAAGAGGGCCGGCGGCAGCAGGCaaagctgaaggagctgcaggccaTTGCTGAGCGCCTGGGCTGCACCCTGCCCCAGCTTGCCATAG CCTGGTGCCTGCGCAACGAGGGTGTCAGCTCTGTCTTACTGGGGGCCTCCAACGCCGACCAGCTGATGGAGAATATCGGAGCAATACAG GTCCTTCCAAAGCTGTCGTCTTCCATCGTCCACGAGATCGATAGCATCCTGGGCAACAAACCATACAGCAAGAAGGACTACAGATCCTAA
- the KCNAB2 gene encoding voltage-gated potassium channel subunit beta-2 isoform X3, whose protein sequence is MYPESTTDSPARLSLRQTGSPGMIYSARYGSPKRQLQFYRNLGKSGLRVSCLGLGTWVTFGGQITDEMAEQLMTLAYDNGINLFDTAEVYAAGKAEVVLGNIIKKKGWRRSSLVITTKIFWGGKAETERGLSRKHIIEGLKASLERLQLEYVDVVFANRPDPNTPMEGDPFSSSKSRTFIVEETVRAMTHVINQGMAMYWGTSRWSSMEIMEAYSVARQFNLIPPICEQAEYHMFQREKVEVQLPELFHKIGVGAMTWSPLACGIVSGKYDGGIPPYSRASLKGYQWLKDKILSEEGRRQQAKLKELQAIAERLGCTLPQLAIAWCLRNEGVSSVLLGASNADQLMENIGAIQVLPKLSSSIVHEIDSILGNKPYSKKDYRS, encoded by the exons atGTATCCCGAATCCACCACTGACTCCCCAGCGCGACTCTCGCTGCGGCAGACGGGCTCCCCAGGCATGATTTACAG CGCGAGATACGGGAGCCCCAAGCGCCAGCTCCAGTTCTACAG GAACCTCGGGAAGTCTGGGCTGCGTGTGTCCTGCCTGGGTCTGG GAACATGGGTGACTTTCGGAGGGCAGATCACAGATGAG atggcagagcagctgatgACTTTAGCTTATGACAACGGCATTAATCTCTTCGACACGGCAGAAGTCTACGCTGCTGGCAA GGCTGAGGTGGTGCTGGGAAATATCATCAAGAAGAAAGGGTGGAG aCGGTCCAGCCTGGTCATCACCACCAAAATCTTCTGGGGAGGAAA GGCCGAGACAGAGAGGGGCCTGTCCCGAAAACACATCATAGAAG GTCTGAAGGCATCTCTGGAGCGGCTGCAGCTGGAGTACGTGGACGTGGTGTTTGCCAACCGGCCCGACCCCAACACGCCAATGGAAG GGGACCCATTTAGTTCCTCCAAGTCCAGGACTTTCATCGTAGAAG AGACAGTGCGAGCCATGACCCATGTCATCAACCAGGGGATGGCCATGTACTGGGGGACCTCGCGCTGGAGCTCCATGGAGATCATG GAGGCGTACTCGGTGGCCCGGCAGTTCAACCTGATCCCGCCCATCTGCGAGCAAGCCGAGTACCACATGTTCCAGCGGGAAAAGGTGGAGGTGCAGCTGCCTGAGCTCTTCCACAAGATAG gtgttgGAGCCATGACCTGGTCCCCACTGGCCTGTGGCATCGTCTCGGGGAAGTATGATGGGGGCATCCCCCCCTACTCCCGTGCCTCACTGAAG GGATACCAGTGGCTGAAGGATAAGATCCTGAGTGAAGAGGGCCGGCGGCAGCAGGCaaagctgaaggagctgcaggccaTTGCTGAGCGCCTGGGCTGCACCCTGCCCCAGCTTGCCATAG CCTGGTGCCTGCGCAACGAGGGTGTCAGCTCTGTCTTACTGGGGGCCTCCAACGCCGACCAGCTGATGGAGAATATCGGAGCAATACAG GTCCTTCCAAAGCTGTCGTCTTCCATCGTCCACGAGATCGATAGCATCCTGGGCAACAAACCATACAGCAAGAAGGACTACAGATCCTAA
- the KCNAB2 gene encoding voltage-gated potassium channel subunit beta-2 isoform X6, with product MYPESTTDSPARLSLRQTGSPGMIYRNLGKSGLRVSCLGLGTWVTFGGQITDEMAEQLMTLAYDNGINLFDTAEVYAAGKAEVVLGNIIKKKGWRRSSLVITTKIFWGGKAETERGLSRKHIIEGLKASLERLQLEYVDVVFANRPDPNTPMEETVRAMTHVINQGMAMYWGTSRWSSMEIMEAYSVARQFNLIPPICEQAEYHMFQREKVEVQLPELFHKIGVGAMTWSPLACGIVSGKYDGGIPPYSRASLKGYQWLKDKILSEEGRRQQAKLKELQAIAERLGCTLPQLAIAWCLRNEGVSSVLLGASNADQLMENIGAIQVLPKLSSSIVHEIDSILGNKPYSKKDYRS from the exons atGTATCCCGAATCCACCACTGACTCCCCAGCGCGACTCTCGCTGCGGCAGACGGGCTCCCCAGGCATGATTTACAG GAACCTCGGGAAGTCTGGGCTGCGTGTGTCCTGCCTGGGTCTGG GAACATGGGTGACTTTCGGAGGGCAGATCACAGATGAG atggcagagcagctgatgACTTTAGCTTATGACAACGGCATTAATCTCTTCGACACGGCAGAAGTCTACGCTGCTGGCAA GGCTGAGGTGGTGCTGGGAAATATCATCAAGAAGAAAGGGTGGAG aCGGTCCAGCCTGGTCATCACCACCAAAATCTTCTGGGGAGGAAA GGCCGAGACAGAGAGGGGCCTGTCCCGAAAACACATCATAGAAG GTCTGAAGGCATCTCTGGAGCGGCTGCAGCTGGAGTACGTGGACGTGGTGTTTGCCAACCGGCCCGACCCCAACACGCCAATGGAAG AGACAGTGCGAGCCATGACCCATGTCATCAACCAGGGGATGGCCATGTACTGGGGGACCTCGCGCTGGAGCTCCATGGAGATCATG GAGGCGTACTCGGTGGCCCGGCAGTTCAACCTGATCCCGCCCATCTGCGAGCAAGCCGAGTACCACATGTTCCAGCGGGAAAAGGTGGAGGTGCAGCTGCCTGAGCTCTTCCACAAGATAG gtgttgGAGCCATGACCTGGTCCCCACTGGCCTGTGGCATCGTCTCGGGGAAGTATGATGGGGGCATCCCCCCCTACTCCCGTGCCTCACTGAAG GGATACCAGTGGCTGAAGGATAAGATCCTGAGTGAAGAGGGCCGGCGGCAGCAGGCaaagctgaaggagctgcaggccaTTGCTGAGCGCCTGGGCTGCACCCTGCCCCAGCTTGCCATAG CCTGGTGCCTGCGCAACGAGGGTGTCAGCTCTGTCTTACTGGGGGCCTCCAACGCCGACCAGCTGATGGAGAATATCGGAGCAATACAG GTCCTTCCAAAGCTGTCGTCTTCCATCGTCCACGAGATCGATAGCATCCTGGGCAACAAACCATACAGCAAGAAGGACTACAGATCCTAA
- the KCNAB2 gene encoding voltage-gated potassium channel subunit beta-2 isoform X7 has product MLSMTYSESLRSVASRPSPEWGLPPAPRAADGLELRRLRDVRAAARAKTLEEFLRMHGLSLADTTARATGMKYRNLGKSGLRVSCLGLGTWVTFGGQITDEMAEQLMTLAYDNGINLFDTAEVYAAGKAEVVLGNIIKKKGWRRSSLVITTKIFWGGKAETERGLSRKHIIEGLKASLERLQLEYVDVVFANRPDPNTPMEGDPFSSSKSRTFIVEETVRAMTHVINQGMAMYWGTSRWSSMEIMEAYSVARQFNLIPPICEQAEYHMFQREKVEVQLPELFHKIGVGAMTWSPLACGIVSGKYDGGIPPYSRASLKGYQWLKDKILSEEGRRQQAKLKELQAIAERLGCTLPQLAIAWCLRNEGVSSVLLGASNADQLMENIGAIQVLPKLSSSIVHEIDSILGNKPYSKKDYRS; this is encoded by the exons ATGCTCTCCATGACCTACAGTGAGAGCCTGCGCAGCGTGGCCAGCCGGCCCAGCCCCGAGTgggggctgcccccagccccccgggCGGCCGACGGGCTGGAGCTGCGGCGGCTGCGGGATgtgcgggcggcggcgcgggcgaAGACTCTGGAGGAGTTCCTGCGGATGCACGGGCTCTCCCTGGCCGACACCACCGCCCGCGCCACCGGCATGAAGTACAG GAACCTCGGGAAGTCTGGGCTGCGTGTGTCCTGCCTGGGTCTGG GAACATGGGTGACTTTCGGAGGGCAGATCACAGATGAG atggcagagcagctgatgACTTTAGCTTATGACAACGGCATTAATCTCTTCGACACGGCAGAAGTCTACGCTGCTGGCAA GGCTGAGGTGGTGCTGGGAAATATCATCAAGAAGAAAGGGTGGAG aCGGTCCAGCCTGGTCATCACCACCAAAATCTTCTGGGGAGGAAA GGCCGAGACAGAGAGGGGCCTGTCCCGAAAACACATCATAGAAG GTCTGAAGGCATCTCTGGAGCGGCTGCAGCTGGAGTACGTGGACGTGGTGTTTGCCAACCGGCCCGACCCCAACACGCCAATGGAAG GGGACCCATTTAGTTCCTCCAAGTCCAGGACTTTCATCGTAGAAG AGACAGTGCGAGCCATGACCCATGTCATCAACCAGGGGATGGCCATGTACTGGGGGACCTCGCGCTGGAGCTCCATGGAGATCATG GAGGCGTACTCGGTGGCCCGGCAGTTCAACCTGATCCCGCCCATCTGCGAGCAAGCCGAGTACCACATGTTCCAGCGGGAAAAGGTGGAGGTGCAGCTGCCTGAGCTCTTCCACAAGATAG gtgttgGAGCCATGACCTGGTCCCCACTGGCCTGTGGCATCGTCTCGGGGAAGTATGATGGGGGCATCCCCCCCTACTCCCGTGCCTCACTGAAG GGATACCAGTGGCTGAAGGATAAGATCCTGAGTGAAGAGGGCCGGCGGCAGCAGGCaaagctgaaggagctgcaggccaTTGCTGAGCGCCTGGGCTGCACCCTGCCCCAGCTTGCCATAG CCTGGTGCCTGCGCAACGAGGGTGTCAGCTCTGTCTTACTGGGGGCCTCCAACGCCGACCAGCTGATGGAGAATATCGGAGCAATACAG GTCCTTCCAAAGCTGTCGTCTTCCATCGTCCACGAGATCGATAGCATCCTGGGCAACAAACCATACAGCAAGAAGGACTACAGATCCTAA
- the KCNAB2 gene encoding voltage-gated potassium channel subunit beta-2 isoform X1: protein MQVSFVCSEHSIKSRSAEDRLNRQNAGSPSLGTRGKFRAVAMVARSLGQLSVQNAPSSSDSSVKQPGMKYRNLGKSGLRVSCLGLGTWVTFGGQITDEMAEQLMTLAYDNGINLFDTAEVYAAGKAEVVLGNIIKKKGWRRSSLVITTKIFWGGKAETERGLSRKHIIEGLKASLERLQLEYVDVVFANRPDPNTPMEGDPFSSSKSRTFIVEETVRAMTHVINQGMAMYWGTSRWSSMEIMEAYSVARQFNLIPPICEQAEYHMFQREKVEVQLPELFHKIGVGAMTWSPLACGIVSGKYDGGIPPYSRASLKGYQWLKDKILSEEGRRQQAKLKELQAIAERLGCTLPQLAIAWCLRNEGVSSVLLGASNADQLMENIGAIQVLPKLSSSIVHEIDSILGNKPYSKKDYRS from the exons ATGCAGGTCTCCTTTGTGTGCTCCGAGCACAGCATCAAGAGCCGGAGCGCCGAGGACCGGCTGAACCGACAGAATGCCGGCAGCCCCAGCCTCGGCACCCGCGGCAAGTTCCGCGCCGTGGCCATGGTGGCCCgcagcctggggcagctctcGGTGCAGAACGCGCCTTCCTCCAGCGACTCCAGCGTCAAGCAGCCGGGGATGAAATACCG GAACCTCGGGAAGTCTGGGCTGCGTGTGTCCTGCCTGGGTCTGG GAACATGGGTGACTTTCGGAGGGCAGATCACAGATGAG atggcagagcagctgatgACTTTAGCTTATGACAACGGCATTAATCTCTTCGACACGGCAGAAGTCTACGCTGCTGGCAA GGCTGAGGTGGTGCTGGGAAATATCATCAAGAAGAAAGGGTGGAG aCGGTCCAGCCTGGTCATCACCACCAAAATCTTCTGGGGAGGAAA GGCCGAGACAGAGAGGGGCCTGTCCCGAAAACACATCATAGAAG GTCTGAAGGCATCTCTGGAGCGGCTGCAGCTGGAGTACGTGGACGTGGTGTTTGCCAACCGGCCCGACCCCAACACGCCAATGGAAG GGGACCCATTTAGTTCCTCCAAGTCCAGGACTTTCATCGTAGAAG AGACAGTGCGAGCCATGACCCATGTCATCAACCAGGGGATGGCCATGTACTGGGGGACCTCGCGCTGGAGCTCCATGGAGATCATG GAGGCGTACTCGGTGGCCCGGCAGTTCAACCTGATCCCGCCCATCTGCGAGCAAGCCGAGTACCACATGTTCCAGCGGGAAAAGGTGGAGGTGCAGCTGCCTGAGCTCTTCCACAAGATAG gtgttgGAGCCATGACCTGGTCCCCACTGGCCTGTGGCATCGTCTCGGGGAAGTATGATGGGGGCATCCCCCCCTACTCCCGTGCCTCACTGAAG GGATACCAGTGGCTGAAGGATAAGATCCTGAGTGAAGAGGGCCGGCGGCAGCAGGCaaagctgaaggagctgcaggccaTTGCTGAGCGCCTGGGCTGCACCCTGCCCCAGCTTGCCATAG CCTGGTGCCTGCGCAACGAGGGTGTCAGCTCTGTCTTACTGGGGGCCTCCAACGCCGACCAGCTGATGGAGAATATCGGAGCAATACAG GTCCTTCCAAAGCTGTCGTCTTCCATCGTCCACGAGATCGATAGCATCCTGGGCAACAAACCATACAGCAAGAAGGACTACAGATCCTAA
- the KCNAB2 gene encoding voltage-gated potassium channel subunit beta-2 isoform X4, translated as MYPESTTDSPARLSLRQTGSPGMIYRNLGKSGLRVSCLGLGTWVTFGGQITDEMAEQLMTLAYDNGINLFDTAEVYAAGKAEVVLGNIIKKKGWRRSSLVITTKIFWGGKAETERGLSRKHIIEGLKASLERLQLEYVDVVFANRPDPNTPMEGDPFSSSKSRTFIVEETVRAMTHVINQGMAMYWGTSRWSSMEIMEAYSVARQFNLIPPICEQAEYHMFQREKVEVQLPELFHKIGVGAMTWSPLACGIVSGKYDGGIPPYSRASLKGYQWLKDKILSEEGRRQQAKLKELQAIAERLGCTLPQLAIAWCLRNEGVSSVLLGASNADQLMENIGAIQVLPKLSSSIVHEIDSILGNKPYSKKDYRS; from the exons atGTATCCCGAATCCACCACTGACTCCCCAGCGCGACTCTCGCTGCGGCAGACGGGCTCCCCAGGCATGATTTACAG GAACCTCGGGAAGTCTGGGCTGCGTGTGTCCTGCCTGGGTCTGG GAACATGGGTGACTTTCGGAGGGCAGATCACAGATGAG atggcagagcagctgatgACTTTAGCTTATGACAACGGCATTAATCTCTTCGACACGGCAGAAGTCTACGCTGCTGGCAA GGCTGAGGTGGTGCTGGGAAATATCATCAAGAAGAAAGGGTGGAG aCGGTCCAGCCTGGTCATCACCACCAAAATCTTCTGGGGAGGAAA GGCCGAGACAGAGAGGGGCCTGTCCCGAAAACACATCATAGAAG GTCTGAAGGCATCTCTGGAGCGGCTGCAGCTGGAGTACGTGGACGTGGTGTTTGCCAACCGGCCCGACCCCAACACGCCAATGGAAG GGGACCCATTTAGTTCCTCCAAGTCCAGGACTTTCATCGTAGAAG AGACAGTGCGAGCCATGACCCATGTCATCAACCAGGGGATGGCCATGTACTGGGGGACCTCGCGCTGGAGCTCCATGGAGATCATG GAGGCGTACTCGGTGGCCCGGCAGTTCAACCTGATCCCGCCCATCTGCGAGCAAGCCGAGTACCACATGTTCCAGCGGGAAAAGGTGGAGGTGCAGCTGCCTGAGCTCTTCCACAAGATAG gtgttgGAGCCATGACCTGGTCCCCACTGGCCTGTGGCATCGTCTCGGGGAAGTATGATGGGGGCATCCCCCCCTACTCCCGTGCCTCACTGAAG GGATACCAGTGGCTGAAGGATAAGATCCTGAGTGAAGAGGGCCGGCGGCAGCAGGCaaagctgaaggagctgcaggccaTTGCTGAGCGCCTGGGCTGCACCCTGCCCCAGCTTGCCATAG CCTGGTGCCTGCGCAACGAGGGTGTCAGCTCTGTCTTACTGGGGGCCTCCAACGCCGACCAGCTGATGGAGAATATCGGAGCAATACAG GTCCTTCCAAAGCTGTCGTCTTCCATCGTCCACGAGATCGATAGCATCCTGGGCAACAAACCATACAGCAAGAAGGACTACAGATCCTAA
- the KCNAB2 gene encoding voltage-gated potassium channel subunit beta-2 isoform X5, whose product MYPESTTDSPARLSLRQTGSPGMIYSARYGSPKRQLQFYRNLGKSGLRVSCLGLGTWVTFGGQITDEMAEQLMTLAYDNGINLFDTAEVYAAGKAEVVLGNIIKKKGWRRSSLVITTKIFWGGKAETERGLSRKHIIEGLKASLERLQLEYVDVVFANRPDPNTPMEETVRAMTHVINQGMAMYWGTSRWSSMEIMEAYSVARQFNLIPPICEQAEYHMFQREKVEVQLPELFHKIGVGAMTWSPLACGIVSGKYDGGIPPYSRASLKGYQWLKDKILSEEGRRQQAKLKELQAIAERLGCTLPQLAIAWCLRNEGVSSVLLGASNADQLMENIGAIQVLPKLSSSIVHEIDSILGNKPYSKKDYRS is encoded by the exons atGTATCCCGAATCCACCACTGACTCCCCAGCGCGACTCTCGCTGCGGCAGACGGGCTCCCCAGGCATGATTTACAG CGCGAGATACGGGAGCCCCAAGCGCCAGCTCCAGTTCTACAG GAACCTCGGGAAGTCTGGGCTGCGTGTGTCCTGCCTGGGTCTGG GAACATGGGTGACTTTCGGAGGGCAGATCACAGATGAG atggcagagcagctgatgACTTTAGCTTATGACAACGGCATTAATCTCTTCGACACGGCAGAAGTCTACGCTGCTGGCAA GGCTGAGGTGGTGCTGGGAAATATCATCAAGAAGAAAGGGTGGAG aCGGTCCAGCCTGGTCATCACCACCAAAATCTTCTGGGGAGGAAA GGCCGAGACAGAGAGGGGCCTGTCCCGAAAACACATCATAGAAG GTCTGAAGGCATCTCTGGAGCGGCTGCAGCTGGAGTACGTGGACGTGGTGTTTGCCAACCGGCCCGACCCCAACACGCCAATGGAAG AGACAGTGCGAGCCATGACCCATGTCATCAACCAGGGGATGGCCATGTACTGGGGGACCTCGCGCTGGAGCTCCATGGAGATCATG GAGGCGTACTCGGTGGCCCGGCAGTTCAACCTGATCCCGCCCATCTGCGAGCAAGCCGAGTACCACATGTTCCAGCGGGAAAAGGTGGAGGTGCAGCTGCCTGAGCTCTTCCACAAGATAG gtgttgGAGCCATGACCTGGTCCCCACTGGCCTGTGGCATCGTCTCGGGGAAGTATGATGGGGGCATCCCCCCCTACTCCCGTGCCTCACTGAAG GGATACCAGTGGCTGAAGGATAAGATCCTGAGTGAAGAGGGCCGGCGGCAGCAGGCaaagctgaaggagctgcaggccaTTGCTGAGCGCCTGGGCTGCACCCTGCCCCAGCTTGCCATAG CCTGGTGCCTGCGCAACGAGGGTGTCAGCTCTGTCTTACTGGGGGCCTCCAACGCCGACCAGCTGATGGAGAATATCGGAGCAATACAG GTCCTTCCAAAGCTGTCGTCTTCCATCGTCCACGAGATCGATAGCATCCTGGGCAACAAACCATACAGCAAGAAGGACTACAGATCCTAA